Proteins encoded together in one Streptomyces sp. TLI_171 window:
- a CDS encoding alpha/beta fold hydrolase, with amino-acid sequence MTTFVLTSGAWLGGWAWEAVVPLLERDGHRAEPITLAGLAERRGEAAGLETHVRDIVAAVERLDGDRVVLVGHSYSGVPVGIAAARLGGRLHRTVFVDANLPVHGQPFVASLPDGGTAVRAAVADGGGDWPPLPPAAFAAHGLDPERTAQLLARAVPHPGATLTDPVDLPRPLASLTATFLHCHRPGYRPRPDVTALTDGGPWQSAALDSSHWPMLSVPAELAAALLAEAAR; translated from the coding sequence ATGACGACTTTCGTACTGACGTCCGGGGCGTGGCTCGGCGGGTGGGCCTGGGAGGCCGTCGTGCCGCTGCTGGAGCGGGACGGCCACCGGGCGGAGCCGATCACCCTGGCGGGGCTGGCCGAGCGCCGGGGCGAGGCCGCCGGGCTGGAGACCCACGTGCGGGACATCGTGGCCGCCGTGGAGCGGCTCGACGGGGACCGGGTGGTCCTGGTCGGGCACAGCTACTCCGGCGTCCCGGTCGGCATCGCCGCCGCCCGGCTCGGCGGCCGCCTGCACCGCACGGTCTTCGTGGACGCCAATCTGCCGGTGCACGGGCAGCCCTTCGTCGCCTCGCTGCCGGACGGCGGCACCGCCGTCCGGGCGGCCGTCGCCGACGGCGGAGGCGACTGGCCGCCGCTGCCGCCCGCCGCGTTCGCCGCCCACGGCCTCGACCCGGAACGCACCGCCCAGCTGCTGGCCCGCGCCGTCCCGCACCCCGGCGCCACCCTCACCGACCCGGTCGACCTGCCCCGCCCGCTCGCCTCCCTCACCGCCACCTTCCTGCACTGCCACCGGCCCGGCTACCGCCCCCGCCCCGACGTCACCGCGCTGACGGACGGCGGGCCCTGGCAGTCGGCGGCGCTCGACTCCAGCCACTGGCCGATGCTCTCCGTACCGGCCGAACTGGCCGCCGCCCTGCTG